One Mucilaginibacter ginkgonis genomic region harbors:
- a CDS encoding DUF1003 domain-containing protein, with protein MKPKYKSRKTSNEQGLKSEFQIDETKADRIAIAVSDALGNFAFLMIICAAIAIYILFNVNVIPGVKAFDPAPFNIMDSVLSVFALILTITILISQGRQRRLEKIREEVEFEINVRAEHEITKVLTMLHDIQTKLGIATNDADLEEMKQGLDLDAIKQKVKDKDALSS; from the coding sequence ATGAAGCCGAAGTATAAATCACGAAAAACGAGCAATGAACAAGGACTTAAATCTGAGTTTCAGATTGATGAAACTAAGGCTGACCGCATAGCTATAGCCGTATCCGACGCATTAGGCAATTTTGCTTTTTTAATGATCATTTGCGCAGCTATTGCCATTTACATACTGTTTAATGTAAATGTCATACCTGGTGTGAAAGCATTCGACCCGGCACCTTTCAATATTATGGACTCGGTACTGTCTGTATTTGCCTTGATACTTACCATTACTATATTGATCAGTCAGGGCAGGCAACGCAGGTTGGAGAAGATACGCGAGGAGGTAGAATTTGAAATTAACGTACGCGCTGAACATGAAATCACAAAAGTGCTGACTATGCTTCACGACATTCAAACCAAATTAGGTATTGCTACTAATGATGCAGATCTTGAGGAAATGAAGCAGGGATTGGATCTAGACGCAATCAAACAAAAAGTTAAAGATAAAGACGCGTTATCAAGTTAA
- a CDS encoding DMT family transporter, with the protein MQSNSFWLFAIIVLAGIIEACGPPMNASLFKHLQNPWIAGLVCFLPVLVILLIIFLFSGSPLPSFTLLQRIPWWAYLGGIACCIAIVLTFVYVDKVGVGTFAGLIITSNLIMSVVIDKYGWFGTEIHPLSIPRLIGACLMIAGIFLISKY; encoded by the coding sequence ATGCAAAGCAACTCTTTCTGGCTTTTCGCCATAATTGTATTAGCCGGTATCATCGAAGCATGCGGCCCACCGATGAATGCATCTTTATTTAAGCATCTTCAAAACCCCTGGATAGCCGGCTTGGTATGCTTTTTACCCGTATTGGTAATTTTGTTAATCATTTTTCTTTTCAGCGGATCACCGTTACCATCGTTCACTTTGCTTCAACGAATTCCCTGGTGGGCTTACTTAGGCGGTATAGCTTGCTGTATAGCAATTGTTTTGACATTTGTATACGTTGATAAAGTAGGTGTTGGTACATTCGCCGGACTTATTATCACTTCAAACCTCATTATGTCTGTAGTGATTGACAAATACGGGTGGTTTGGTACAGAAATTCACCCATTGTCAATCCCGCGACTTATAGGTGCTTGCCTAATGATAGCAGGTATCTTTCTTATATCTAAATATTGA
- a CDS encoding metallophosphoesterase family protein has protein sequence MLGGDMHTDNAAIIKLFYQHPNVKLCLSGHIHLREKLVYNNVTYICNGAVSGAWWNGNRRETTPGYGLIDLYNDGSFDEQYVAYLNA, from the coding sequence ATGCTGGGCGGCGATATGCATACAGACAATGCTGCAATCATAAAGCTTTTTTATCAGCATCCAAATGTTAAGCTATGCTTGTCGGGCCATATACACCTGCGCGAAAAGTTGGTTTATAACAATGTAACCTATATTTGCAATGGTGCCGTTAGCGGCGCCTGGTGGAATGGTAACCGCCGGGAGACCACGCCGGGCTACGGATTAATAGATCTTTATAATGACGGAAGTTTTGATGAGCAGTACGTGGCGTATTTAAATGCTTAA
- a CDS encoding metallophosphoesterase family protein — MERRSALKNIGGLFLAPSLLSATVEKSRKRVLRVAHLTDIHLKNELGAPGKFVKCLHHMQQQNPKVDCVLNGGDIVFDMNKENLATIDAQWKLSHDIMKAECNMPVRYCLGNHDIWWNEDDKGQALYGKRYSMDQLQLAKPYYSFTQNGWKFIVLDSVHLDIDDTWYIGKLGDEQFNWLQNELATTDASTPVLVVSHIPI, encoded by the coding sequence ATGGAAAGAAGATCGGCATTGAAGAATATAGGCGGGTTGTTCTTAGCACCGTCATTATTATCTGCCACTGTAGAGAAGTCCAGGAAACGTGTGCTTCGCGTTGCCCACCTTACTGATATTCACTTAAAAAATGAACTCGGTGCACCCGGCAAGTTTGTAAAGTGCCTGCACCATATGCAGCAGCAGAACCCAAAAGTAGATTGTGTGCTTAACGGCGGCGATATCGTTTTTGATATGAACAAGGAAAATCTGGCTACCATTGATGCACAGTGGAAACTGAGCCATGATATCATGAAAGCCGAATGCAACATGCCGGTGCGTTATTGCCTGGGTAACCACGACATTTGGTGGAACGAAGACGATAAAGGTCAGGCCCTTTACGGCAAGCGCTATTCCATGGATCAGCTGCAATTAGCTAAGCCGTATTATAGTTTTACGCAAAACGGGTGGAAATTTATAGTGCTTGACAGTGTTCACCTGGATATTGACGATACCTGGTATATAGGCAAACTTGGCGACGAGCAATTTAACTGGCTGCAGAACGAACTTGCTACCACAGATGCCTCGACACCTGTTCTAGTGGTGTCGCACATCCCGATTTAA
- a CDS encoding glycosyltransferase family protein has translation MRVLYAIQGTGNGHLSRSMDIVPLLKNMADVDVLVSGNQGDLKLPFPVKYKFHGMGFVFGKKGGVDLWKSFYRSDIRKFLKEINELDVDQYDLVISDFEPVSSWACHGKNKPCIGLSHQAAVLADNVPLPDSTDLMGKMILKQYAPVTAQYGFHFKSFGDNIYTPVIRQQVRELEVTDNGHYTVYLPAYDDERLIKHLSNFKDITWEVFSKHNKKLLRHKNITIQPVSNNKFIKSMASSSGVLCGAGFETPSEVLFMKKKLLVIPMKTQYEQQLNAAALKSMGVPVIKSLKSKHEKTIRNWLDNGEVIPVDYPDITQQILDRVFEENVPQAITSV, from the coding sequence ATGAGAGTACTATACGCTATCCAGGGAACGGGTAACGGCCACCTAAGCCGCTCAATGGACATTGTCCCGCTTTTAAAAAACATGGCCGATGTTGACGTTCTTGTCAGCGGTAACCAGGGCGATCTGAAATTGCCTTTTCCGGTTAAATATAAATTCCACGGAATGGGGTTTGTGTTCGGAAAAAAAGGAGGGGTAGACCTTTGGAAATCTTTTTACCGCTCAGATATCCGCAAGTTTTTAAAAGAGATCAATGAACTCGATGTAGATCAATATGACCTGGTTATATCAGATTTTGAGCCGGTAAGCTCATGGGCCTGCCATGGTAAAAATAAACCGTGCATTGGTTTAAGCCATCAAGCGGCTGTATTGGCTGATAACGTTCCGCTGCCGGATTCGACCGACCTGATGGGTAAAATGATCCTTAAGCAATACGCGCCCGTTACTGCGCAATATGGTTTCCACTTTAAATCATTCGGCGATAATATCTATACGCCGGTGATACGTCAGCAAGTGCGCGAGTTAGAGGTTACCGATAATGGCCACTATACGGTGTACCTGCCCGCTTATGATGATGAGCGCCTGATAAAACACCTATCTAATTTTAAAGACATTACCTGGGAGGTATTCTCTAAGCACAACAAAAAACTCTTGCGACATAAGAATATTACCATTCAACCGGTAAGCAACAATAAGTTTATCAAAAGTATGGCTTCCTCAAGCGGAGTGCTGTGCGGGGCCGGCTTTGAAACACCGTCAGAGGTGCTTTTCATGAAAAAGAAACTGTTGGTAATCCCTATGAAAACCCAATATGAGCAACAGTTAAACGCGGCAGCTTTGAAATCTATGGGGGTGCCGGTAATTAAGAGCCTGAAAAGCAAACACGAAAAAACCATTCGTAACTGGCTTGATAACGGCGAAGTGATCCCGGTAGATTACCCTGATATTACGCAGCAGATTTTAGACCGCGTGTTTGAAGAGAATGTTCCCCAAGCGATTACTTCAGTTTAA
- a CDS encoding pirin family protein: MENYILHKADTRGAADHGWLNSKHSFSFGGYYDPERMNFGVLRVLNDDTVSGGMGFGKHPHDNMEIISIPLEGELVHKDSMGNEAVIKQGEIQVMSAGTGIYHSEQNHVHDKTVKFLQIWIIPNKRNVTPRYDQQEINLSVKNEFVQVLSPNKDDAGVWIYQDAYFSIGTFDKDTQLSYQLKNAEHGVYAFILEGNTVINGHELNKRDGLGIWGTDALTVDTKQGSRILLMEVPMQVN, from the coding sequence ATGGAAAACTACATTCTACATAAAGCCGATACCCGTGGCGCGGCAGATCATGGCTGGCTTAACAGTAAACACAGTTTTAGCTTCGGCGGATATTATGATCCAGAGCGAATGAACTTTGGCGTCCTTCGTGTATTGAATGACGACACGGTATCAGGCGGGATGGGTTTTGGTAAACATCCGCACGACAATATGGAGATCATCTCTATCCCGCTTGAGGGCGAGCTGGTGCACAAAGACAGCATGGGTAACGAGGCCGTTATTAAGCAGGGCGAGATTCAGGTAATGAGCGCCGGCACAGGAATCTATCACTCAGAGCAAAACCATGTACATGATAAAACTGTAAAGTTTTTGCAGATATGGATCATTCCGAACAAGCGCAATGTAACGCCACGTTACGACCAGCAGGAAATAAATCTGTCCGTTAAAAATGAGTTTGTTCAAGTGCTGTCGCCGAACAAGGATGATGCCGGCGTTTGGATCTATCAGGATGCATACTTCTCTATTGGTACGTTCGACAAGGACACGCAATTAAGTTATCAGCTTAAAAACGCTGAACATGGCGTGTATGCTTTTATCCTGGAAGGCAATACCGTAATAAATGGTCATGAACTCAACAAACGCGACGGCTTGGGCATATGGGGTACAGACGCATTAACAGTAGACACCAAACAAGGCTCCCGCATTTTACTGATGGAAGTACCAATGCAGGTAAATTAA
- a CDS encoding nuclear transport factor 2 family protein — MKKIYPAFIALALTTSACVHTSGYDEYQTAKNRETINQFFDAFNKHDFKLMSSYYADTAKFLDPSLGKDFVSQSHAQTTAKYTQLAGMFPNLKDSLTNTIAKDDQVITQFISTGTAADGKSFNLPICTVFKLKDGKIISDATYYDSKM, encoded by the coding sequence ATGAAAAAAATTTACCCGGCTTTTATTGCATTGGCATTGACAACCTCGGCATGCGTACACACATCAGGTTATGATGAATACCAAACCGCCAAAAACCGCGAGACAATAAATCAATTTTTTGATGCTTTTAATAAGCATGATTTTAAGCTGATGTCATCTTACTATGCCGACACCGCTAAATTTTTAGATCCGTCTTTAGGTAAAGATTTTGTCAGCCAGTCGCACGCACAAACTACAGCAAAGTACACGCAGCTAGCGGGCATGTTCCCTAATTTGAAAGACAGCCTGACTAACACCATTGCCAAAGACGACCAGGTAATCACTCAATTCATATCAACCGGCACCGCTGCTGATGGCAAATCGTTTAACCTGCCTATTTGCACGGTGTTTAAGCTGAAGGACGGAAAGATCATTTCTGATGCTACTTATTACGATAGCAAGATGTAG
- a CDS encoding endonuclease MutS2: MIFPENSVDKLGFTEIKELLKQHCLSDMGRELAGRMQVMNNFEQINKFLNQAAEFKNVLQNDDALPINHFYDVKSLANKMRVEGSFLTEDEFFRAQVSLTTVFAVIGYFNDREGVYPFLEALFEHLPVEKSILKKIDLVIDQKGKIRPNASRELEDITSGIAKAEQDARRKIDQIYKSATANGWTADGSLTVRDGRLCIPVLAENKRKIKGFVHDESASGQTVYIEPEEVFTLNNHIRDLEFERRREVIKILTTLTDELRPFVPLLLSYHGLLTKLDFVRAKGLFAIDIEAGMPKLVNEPGAKLINARHPLLYLSFKKEHKTVVPLNVTIDDATRVVVVSGPNAGGKSVCMKTIGLLQMMAQAGLLIPADDSSQVGVYKQIFADIGDDQSIESDLSTYSAHLSKMKYFVEHANAKTLILIDEFGTGTDPQFGGPIAEAVLESLNQKKVRGVVTTHYSNLKIFAGNTEGLENASMLFDNREMRPLYILEVGKPGSSYAFEIAQKIGLPQNVLNLAKNKIGFSQKKVDTLLVDLEREKKEIYDTRTNLDKETRKVNLLKKENEQLKSYLEENKRNLIREAKQEAQNIILNANKLVENTIAGIKSSQADKEETRKLRENLNSELQKTKIHAAPAKSVTPVNDSEVKVGDWVKLKDSDTTGQVMEIARDNVIIAIGDLRTVAKKSKVQKVSKKEVPKDVRRSYSSQTTEVASFSPEIDVRGMRGEDALFAIEKMFDRAVMMGIGSLKILHGKGDGILRKLIRDYLKKYDQVSHMEDEHADRGGSGITYVYLK, from the coding sequence ATGATATTTCCGGAAAATAGCGTTGATAAACTTGGTTTTACCGAGATAAAGGAATTGCTGAAACAGCATTGCCTGAGCGATATGGGCCGCGAATTAGCCGGCCGCATGCAGGTAATGAACAACTTTGAGCAGATCAATAAGTTTTTAAACCAAGCCGCCGAGTTTAAAAACGTGTTACAAAATGATGATGCCCTGCCCATCAACCATTTTTACGACGTCAAATCGCTGGCCAATAAGATGCGTGTTGAGGGTTCGTTCCTAACGGAGGATGAATTTTTCAGGGCGCAGGTATCTTTGACGACAGTGTTTGCCGTGATAGGTTACTTTAACGATCGCGAAGGCGTTTATCCTTTTCTCGAAGCGTTATTTGAGCATCTGCCGGTTGAGAAAAGCATTTTAAAGAAGATCGACCTTGTTATAGATCAAAAAGGTAAGATAAGGCCGAATGCGTCGCGGGAACTGGAAGACATCACTTCCGGTATTGCTAAAGCAGAGCAAGATGCCCGCCGAAAGATAGACCAGATATATAAATCTGCAACTGCTAATGGCTGGACCGCCGATGGCTCGTTGACCGTTCGCGACGGAAGGCTTTGTATACCCGTTTTGGCGGAGAATAAACGAAAGATCAAAGGCTTTGTGCACGACGAGTCTGCCTCCGGGCAGACGGTATACATAGAACCTGAAGAAGTTTTTACGCTTAACAATCACATCCGCGATCTGGAGTTTGAACGCCGCCGAGAAGTGATAAAGATTCTTACTACGCTTACGGACGAGTTGCGCCCGTTTGTGCCCTTACTTTTATCTTACCACGGCCTGCTTACCAAGCTTGATTTTGTAAGGGCGAAGGGGCTTTTCGCGATAGATATCGAAGCCGGTATGCCAAAACTGGTTAATGAACCGGGCGCTAAACTGATCAATGCGCGCCACCCACTGCTTTACCTGAGCTTTAAAAAGGAGCATAAAACGGTTGTGCCGTTAAATGTTACAATTGACGATGCGACGCGCGTAGTTGTGGTGTCCGGACCGAACGCGGGTGGTAAATCTGTTTGTATGAAAACCATTGGCCTGCTGCAAATGATGGCCCAGGCCGGTTTATTGATTCCCGCCGATGATAGCAGCCAGGTAGGCGTTTACAAACAAATCTTCGCGGATATTGGTGACGACCAATCCATTGAAAGCGACTTGAGTACGTACAGCGCGCATCTCTCAAAAATGAAATACTTTGTGGAGCACGCCAATGCCAAAACGCTGATTTTGATAGATGAGTTTGGAACCGGCACAGACCCGCAATTTGGCGGACCAATTGCCGAGGCTGTTTTAGAGTCACTCAACCAGAAGAAAGTAAGGGGAGTAGTTACCACCCACTATTCTAACCTAAAAATATTCGCCGGCAACACAGAGGGATTAGAAAACGCGTCGATGCTTTTTGACAACCGCGAAATGAGGCCGCTATACATATTAGAAGTGGGCAAACCGGGAAGCTCGTACGCTTTTGAAATAGCGCAGAAAATAGGCCTGCCGCAAAATGTGCTAAACCTGGCTAAGAATAAGATTGGCTTTAGCCAAAAGAAGGTGGATACGCTGCTGGTCGATTTGGAGCGCGAGAAAAAAGAAATTTACGATACCCGCACAAATCTTGATAAAGAAACGCGCAAGGTAAACTTGCTTAAAAAAGAGAATGAGCAACTGAAGAGCTATCTGGAAGAAAATAAGCGCAACCTAATCCGCGAGGCCAAACAGGAGGCGCAAAACATTATCCTTAACGCTAATAAACTGGTTGAAAATACCATAGCCGGTATTAAAAGCAGCCAGGCAGATAAAGAAGAAACCCGCAAGCTACGCGAGAATTTAAACAGCGAGTTGCAGAAAACCAAAATCCATGCTGCCCCAGCAAAATCTGTAACACCTGTAAATGACAGCGAAGTTAAAGTGGGCGACTGGGTGAAATTGAAGGATTCTGACACCACAGGGCAGGTAATGGAGATTGCCCGCGACAACGTGATCATCGCCATTGGCGATCTGCGCACTGTAGCCAAGAAAAGCAAGGTACAGAAGGTGTCTAAAAAGGAAGTACCCAAAGATGTAAGACGCAGTTATAGCAGCCAGACCACTGAGGTAGCCAGTTTTAGCCCGGAGATAGACGTGCGCGGCATGCGAGGTGAAGATGCTTTGTTCGCCATTGAAAAGATGTTCGACAGGGCAGTAATGATGGGCATTGGCAGCCTGAAAATATTGCACGGCAAGGGGGATGGTATCCTCAGAAAATTGATCCGCGATTACCTGAAGAAATATGATCAGGTAAGCCATATGGAAGATGAGCACGCCGACCGTGGCGGCAGCGGGATTACATATGTTTATCTGAAGTAG